Part of the Sciurus carolinensis chromosome 7, mSciCar1.2, whole genome shotgun sequence genome, CATCCTGACACCAAGAATGCACTGACACCGGTTCCTGGAAGCTGGGCCGGAAACCCTGCCCTGGGAGCGACCACCAGCCCCTTGGGATCTTCGGCCTTGGCCCTGCTGAGCATTTGGATCTGGACCGGAGTCTGGACAGGTTGACACTGTCCTCTACTGAAACCTGAAAAATGGCATCTGGGCAAGGTCCAGGTCCTCCCAGTGAAGAGTGTGGAGAGCCAACCTCCAATTCTGAGCAGCAGGTAGCCTGGGACATGGAGGAGGTTTTCCGCAGTTATGTTTTTCATCGCCATTGGCAGGAGCAGGAGGCCGAGGGGGCGGCTGCCCCTGTTGACCCAGAGATGATTGCCTTGCCCCTAGAACCTACCAGTACCATGAGGCAGGTGGGTTGGCAGCTCGCCATCATCGGTGACGACATCAACCAGCGCTATGACTCCGAGTTCCAGAGCATGCTGCAACAACTGCAGCCTACAGTCACAAATGCCTATGAGCTCTTCACCAAGATCGCCTCCAGCCTGTTTGAGAGTGGCATCGACTGGGGCCGTGTGGTGGCTCTCCTGGGCTTCGGCTATCGCCTGGCCTTACACGTCTACCAGCGAGGCCTGACAGGCTTCTTGGGCCAGGTGACCCACTTCGTGTCCAACTTCATGTTGCACCGTTGCATCGTCCGGTGGATTGCGCAGAGAGGAGGCTGGGTCGCAGCCCTGGACTTGGGCAACGGCCCAATCCAGAATGTGCTGGTGGTTCTGGCTGTGGTTCTGTTAGGTCAGTTTGTGGTATGAAGATTCTTCAAGTCATGACCCCTGGGGAGCCCTATTGGGGTCCCAGTGGAGACTCCTGCCTGAATTTCAGCCAAaactccctcccctctcccctgcagGGGTTCCCCGCAAGAGTACAGAAGCTTTAGCAAATGGGCATTCCAGCAGAGGGCCCTGCCCAGGGGTCATTCAGGTTGTACAGGTGCCCTAATGTTGCATGGTGCTAATGGGCCACCTCTCTGTACACCATCCTGTCAGAGAGAGGCTGTAGTCTCTTCCCTCAGCTCTCTGGGACCCCCTGAGTGCTGTCTTGAAGGCATTGAGGAGATTGATACCTTAGGGAGGCAAGAGGCTGGGAACCACTTCTTCCCAGGAAGTTTTAATGGTTTTAGCTTTTTATAATACCCTTGGGAGGACCCATCCCCTTTCCCACCACTCTGTCAAGGTCAGGTTATCTAGAGTTTTGTGGTCAGTGGGTCAAACCTGAGTTTCCCAGAACTCAGCTATTCTGGAAGATCAGGCCTAAGAGGTGGGACTTGAGCACAGTCCTGGCCCTCCCTAAACATGGCTCCCAGGAACTACACTGGTTGGGTTGAGAGGGTTAAGATCCTGCTCCTACTCCCCCACCCCATGTTGGCCTTGTTGGACTCTCAGGGATTCTGGGCCTGGGGTGTGAGGTAGAGGTGGGGTTGGAGGTGGCAGTGTAGACTAGAATGTTCTGAACATATCCATCAGGACCCTCCAAGcctgccacccacccacccccaggtCCTCTcagtttttccctttcccctcacCTGATAACTACTTGCTTCCAACCCAGTCACTACAGCTATAGATACTCCCCAGGGTCCTCGGTTGAGCAGGTATGCTGAGACCCCTCCTACCCAGAGTGCAGGGCCTAGGACTTGGTTTGTTACAAGGAAAAGGAGTAGGGAGTGTCTGAGTGGGAGAGGGTCTATACCACCAGGAGCCATCCAGGACCTGGAATCTCTTGGCCTGGGCACAGTGTAATCTGAATGGGAGAACTGTGAATACTTGAACTCCACCCTTACCCCACCCTCCATGCTCCTCACCTGCCTAGGCCCCTCCTGGAGGCAGTACCTTCTCTATCTTGCACAGCCTAGGGACTTGGGAGTAAGTGGAGGGAAGTTGTTGATTAAGCCAAATGCAGGGAGGGGATACAGATAGAGAATGCTGGCCACCTGACACCCCTGTCCTCTAACTGTGTTTGGAAATAAACTGTGCAatcctcccacccccccaaaaaaaaaatgagccaaatgaccaggaatacaaatcatatctcaataataaccctgaatgttaatggcctgaactcatcaatcaaaagacatagactggcaaattggattaaaaagatagatccaacaatattctgcccgcaagagactcatctcatagaaagacatacccacagactaaaggtgaaaggatgggaaaaaacttaccatgcacatggactcagcgaAAAAGtgagagtatccatcctcatatcagataatgtggacttcaagccaaagttagtcagaagggataaagaaggatatttcatacagcttaagaaaagcataaatcagcaagacataacaatcataaatatctatgccccaaacagtggttcatccatgtacgtcaaataatccttctcaattccagcaatcaaatagaccacaacgcaataatactaggggattttaacacacctctctccccactagacagatcttccaaacaaaaagtgaacaaagaaaccatagatcttaataacacaatcaataatttagacttaacagacatttatagaatataccatccaacaaagagctaatacactttcttctcagcagcacatagatccttctctaaaataggccatatattattgccacaaagctactgttagcaaatacaacaagatagaaatactaccttgtattctatcagatcacaatggattgaaattagaaataaatgacacaataaaaaacagaaactactccaacaactggagactaaataatacgctattgaatgatgaatggataacagaagacatcaggggggaaataaaattcttagaggtaaacgagaacaaagatatatcaaaatctctgggacactatgaaagcatacttagaggaaaatttatttcatgaagtgcattcaataaaagaagaaaaaaattaacaaataaacaacctaacactaccgctcaaagccccagaaaaagaacagaccaacaccaaaagtagtagaagacaggaaatagttaaaatcagagctgaaatcaattaaattgaaacaaaagaaacaatacaaaaaattgacaaaataaaaagttggttatttgaaaaaaataaataaagttgataaacccttagccacactaataaagaggagagagaaaactcaaattactaaaattcagaatgaacaaggaaatatcacaacagacacaagtcaaatacaaaacataattagaagctattttgaaaatctatattccaacaaaatagaaaatctcgaagacatcaacaagtttctagagacatatgaattacctaaactgaaccaggaggacatacacaacttaaataaatcaatttcaagcaatgaaatagaagaggtcatcaaaaagcCTAccgacaaagaaaagtctgggaccagatgggttctcagccgagttctacaaaacctttaaagaacagccCATTCCAATAtccctcaaagtattccatgaaatagaagaggaggaaaccctcccaaactcattctatgaagccaatatcaccctgatacctaaaccagacagagacacatcggggaaagaaaatttcagaccaatatccttaatgaacatcgacacaaaattctcaacaaaattttagcaaatcgcatacaaaaatatattaaaaagatagtgcaccatgatcaagtgggtttcatcccagggatgcaaggttggttcaacatcaggaaatcaataaatatcattcaccatatcaacagacttaaagttaagaatcacgtgattatttcgatagatgcagaaaaagcatttgataaaatacagcatcacttcatgctcaaaacactagaaaaaatagggatagtgggaacattccttaacgttgtaaaggccatctacgctaagcccatggctaatatcattctaaat contains:
- the LOC124988289 gene encoding bcl-2 homologous antagonist/killer-like, translated to MASGQGPGPPSEECGEPTSNSEQQVAWDMEEVFRSYVFHRHWQEQEAEGAAAPVDPEMIALPLEPTSTMRQVGWQLAIIGDDINQRYDSEFQSMLQQLQPTVTNAYELFTKIASSLFESGIDWGRVVALLGFGYRLALHVYQRGLTGFLGQVTHFVSNFMLHRCIVRWIAQRGGWVAALDLGNGPIQNVLVVLAVVLLGQFVV